Proteins encoded within one genomic window of Flavobacterium sp. NG2:
- a CDS encoding carboxypeptidase-like regulatory domain-containing protein has protein sequence MKYFVVFFFLTLSLSLSAQESQSSQKVTGFIYNDNTKLPLIDANVININKVRGAQTNSKGYFEIDVHPNDTLHISLLGFQSLRVKVTNDWLKNKVAKIFLTERAIALEEIVIRPFNLTGYLEVDSKTIPTKENYRYSISGLTQGYETGQYAPNAFNKILGSIFNPADMLYNIFGKKGNELRKLKDMKKDDTVRNLLESKFDRETIAVLLGVDKKEIAEILQRCNYSESFIQTANDLQIMDAISGCYEEYKILKKVK, from the coding sequence ATGAAATATTTTGTAGTTTTCTTTTTTTTAACGCTATCCTTGTCGCTCTCTGCACAAGAATCCCAATCTTCTCAAAAAGTTACTGGTTTTATTTATAATGATAACACTAAACTTCCGTTGATAGATGCCAATGTCATCAATATTAACAAGGTAAGAGGAGCACAAACTAATTCCAAAGGTTATTTTGAAATTGATGTTCATCCTAATGACACTTTACATATTTCCCTTTTAGGTTTTCAATCCCTGAGAGTAAAAGTTACCAATGACTGGTTGAAAAATAAAGTCGCTAAAATCTTTTTGACCGAAAGAGCCATAGCACTTGAAGAAATTGTAATCAGACCCTTTAACCTTACTGGTTACTTAGAAGTCGATTCTAAAACCATTCCTACCAAAGAAAACTATCGTTACAGTATCTCTGGACTTACCCAAGGATATGAAACTGGACAATACGCTCCCAATGCTTTCAACAAAATCTTAGGGTCTATATTTAACCCCGCAGATATGCTTTACAATATCTTTGGAAAAAAAGGAAATGAATTGCGGAAATTAAAAGACATGAAGAAAGATGACACCGTTCGAAATCTTTTGGAATCTAAATTTGATAGAGAAACCATTGCTGTACTTTTAGGAGTCGACAAAAAAGAAATTGCCGAAATTTTGCAACGTTGTAACTATTCCGAATCTTTTATTCAAACCGCTAACGACCTTCAAATCATGGACGCTATTAGTGGTTGTTATGAAGAGTATAAAATCCTTAAAAAAGTTAAATAA